From a single Micromonospora pallida genomic region:
- a CDS encoding L,D-transpeptidase translates to MELRRRLTLSAATITATAMALGACTADRAPAKKEAARVPLELTVTPADRTRDVPISAEVGVAVRGGKVRDVQIRDDRGKPVRAEAREDGTAWVPAEPLAHRRTYTAEVTAANDAGATVKRSTTFTTGAKSNSPAITSTLYFAGNRTYGTAMPVTVAFDPPIPKDARDEVQRRLFVTTDPPQPGAWSWLEDGSQVYYRAPDFWRPGTSISVRSALAGLPIGRDRVGDTDQRATSRIGRQVALEIDNATKHMSVFQDGKLLRKIPVSLGKPSTPSSSGRMVIMEKHERTTFDTRGEPNGGYVVDVDDAQRYTWGGEFIHAAPWSVGDQGNTNVSHGCANVSNQAADWLMGITQVGDLITVKGTEVQLQPGNGWTAWNVSWEEFVKGSALPVPGNLRPAPAASPAPPAAAVTPEPVTTGSGG, encoded by the coding sequence ATGGAGTTGAGGCGGCGGCTCACGCTGTCTGCGGCGACCATCACGGCGACCGCGATGGCCCTCGGTGCGTGCACGGCGGACCGGGCGCCGGCGAAGAAGGAGGCGGCCCGGGTGCCGTTGGAACTGACCGTGACCCCCGCCGACCGGACCCGCGACGTGCCGATCAGTGCCGAGGTCGGGGTCGCGGTCCGGGGCGGCAAGGTCAGGGACGTGCAGATCCGGGACGACCGGGGCAAGCCGGTGCGCGCCGAAGCCCGCGAGGACGGGACGGCCTGGGTGCCGGCGGAACCGTTGGCGCACCGTCGGACGTACACCGCAGAGGTGACCGCGGCGAACGACGCGGGCGCGACCGTCAAACGAAGCACGACCTTCACCACTGGCGCGAAATCGAACTCCCCGGCAATTACCAGCACGCTCTATTTCGCTGGCAACCGGACGTACGGAACCGCCATGCCGGTAACCGTCGCGTTCGACCCGCCCATTCCGAAAGACGCCAGAGACGAGGTCCAGCGCCGTTTGTTCGTCACCACCGACCCGCCCCAGCCGGGCGCCTGGTCGTGGCTGGAGGACGGCAGCCAGGTCTACTACCGGGCACCGGACTTCTGGCGCCCCGGCACCAGCATCAGCGTCCGCTCCGCGTTGGCGGGCCTGCCGATCGGCCGGGACCGCGTCGGCGACACCGACCAGCGGGCCACCTCCCGGATCGGTCGCCAGGTGGCGCTGGAGATCGACAACGCCACCAAGCACATGTCGGTGTTCCAGGACGGCAAGCTCCTCCGCAAGATCCCGGTCAGTCTCGGCAAGCCGAGCACACCCAGCTCCAGCGGCCGGATGGTGATCATGGAGAAGCACGAACGGACCACCTTCGACACCCGGGGCGAGCCGAACGGCGGCTACGTGGTGGACGTCGACGACGCCCAGCGCTACACCTGGGGCGGTGAGTTCATCCACGCCGCCCCGTGGTCGGTGGGGGACCAGGGCAACACCAACGTCTCGCACGGCTGCGCCAACGTCTCCAACCAGGCCGCCGACTGGCTGATGGGGATCACCCAGGTCGGGGATCTGATCACCGTCAAGGGCACCGAGGTGCAGTTGCAGCCGGGCAACGGCTGGACCGCCTGGAACGTCAGCTGGGAGGAGTTCGTCAAGGGCAGCGCCCTGCCGGTGCCGGGGAATCTCCGGCCCGCGCCCGCCGCCAGCCCGGCGCCGCCGGCCGCGGCCGTCACGCCCGAGCCGGTCACCACCGGCAGCGGCGGCTGA
- a CDS encoding DUF3224 domain-containing protein, which yields MRVRAVGAVDLIWDEQPPYDDRAGGRLARVVVTKEFQGDLQASSVAHLLKTESAWPGSGGYVGLERVVGTLHGRPGSFVLQHCGVMDRGCGTLTIQVVPDTGTGELTGLTGTMEILLVDGERGFTFDYSVDA from the coding sequence ATGCGTGTCCGTGCCGTCGGCGCCGTCGACCTGATCTGGGACGAGCAACCGCCCTACGACGACCGCGCGGGCGGCCGGCTGGCCCGGGTCGTCGTGACCAAGGAGTTCCAGGGGGACCTCCAGGCATCCAGCGTCGCCCACCTGCTGAAGACCGAGTCGGCGTGGCCGGGCTCGGGTGGCTACGTCGGCCTCGAACGGGTGGTCGGGACGCTGCACGGTCGGCCGGGCAGCTTCGTCCTCCAGCACTGCGGTGTGATGGACCGGGGCTGCGGGACCCTGACCATCCAGGTCGTCCCGGACACCGGCACCGGGGAACTGACCGGGCTGACCGGGACCATGGAGATCCTGCTGGTCGACGGCGAGCGCGGCTTCACCTTCGACTACAGCGTGGACGCCTGA
- a CDS encoding anti-sigma factor antagonist (This anti-anti-sigma factor, or anti-sigma factor antagonist, belongs to a family that includes characterized members SpoIIAA, RsbV, RsfA, and RsfB.) yields MRQRSDQLEVEVNIGDRAVDVRVAGEIDIATVAQFRSVLWAQPVRPLLRLDLSGVSVFSAAAIRTLVAAHLGVRARGGELVLVDPHPMILRVLRGTGLHRIIPVTEGAARLTLPTGRPPTDPVGTTLDGQRAEGTPADVVPSVGVPGRRSWAATDLSCPRLPGDRWPAGPTPTVGRTISAVLPYRPLAAV; encoded by the coding sequence ATGAGGCAGCGCAGCGACCAACTCGAGGTCGAGGTCAACATCGGCGACCGGGCGGTCGACGTACGGGTGGCCGGTGAGATCGACATTGCGACGGTGGCCCAGTTCCGGTCGGTGCTCTGGGCCCAGCCGGTCCGGCCGCTGCTGCGGCTCGACCTCTCCGGTGTGTCGGTCTTCTCCGCCGCCGCGATCCGCACCCTGGTCGCCGCGCACCTGGGCGTGCGGGCCCGGGGCGGCGAACTGGTGCTGGTGGACCCGCACCCGATGATCCTGCGGGTGCTGCGGGGCACCGGTCTGCACCGGATCATCCCGGTGACCGAGGGCGCCGCGCGACTCACCCTGCCGACCGGCCGGCCCCCGACCGACCCCGTGGGCACGACCCTGGACGGCCAGCGGGCCGAGGGCACGCCGGCCGACGTCGTGCCCTCGGTTGGTGTTCCGGGGCGACGGTCGTGGGCGGCGACCGACCTGTCCTGCCCCCGGCTGCCGGGCGACCGCTGGCCGGCCGGCCCGACGCCCACCGTCGGCCGGACGATCTCCGCCGTCCTGCCGTACCGCCCGCTCGCGGCGGTCTGA
- a CDS encoding FKBP-type peptidyl-prolyl cis-trans isomerase produces the protein MNKPEVGPIEGAPPADLVIEDITVGEGPEAERGQLVSVHYVGVAHSTGREFDASWNRGETFQFGLGAGQVIAGWDQGVVGMRVGGRRKLTIPPQLGYGNRGAGGVIKPGETLVFVVDLLGVR, from the coding sequence ATGAACAAGCCCGAGGTGGGCCCGATCGAGGGCGCCCCGCCCGCCGATCTCGTCATCGAGGACATCACGGTCGGCGAGGGCCCCGAGGCCGAGCGGGGGCAGTTGGTCAGCGTGCACTACGTCGGGGTGGCCCACTCCACCGGACGCGAGTTCGACGCGTCCTGGAACCGGGGCGAGACCTTCCAGTTCGGGCTCGGCGCCGGTCAGGTCATCGCCGGCTGGGACCAGGGCGTGGTGGGAATGCGGGTCGGCGGCCGCCGCAAGCTCACCATCCCGCCGCAACTGGGCTACGGCAACCGGGGTGCCGGTGGCGTCATCAAGCCCGGCGAGACGCTGGTCTTCGTGGTGGACCTGCTCGGCGTCCGCTGA
- a CDS encoding helical backbone metal receptor, with amino-acid sequence MRVVSLVPSLTEAVAVTVPGILVGATDWCTHPAGLAVTRVGGSKYPDLARVLALRPDVVLLNVEENRREDADALIAAGVPVWVTYPRTVSHALTELGDLLAALGATGEPEWLAAARHAWATLPAPADTPRAVVPVWRRPWVVLGGDTFAGDVLHRLGVRNLYAEHPERYPRPGLTELRDRQPELVVLPDEPYRFTADDGPDAFPGVPCALLSGRHLTWYGPSLAEAPAVLAAQLGRRLTHPG; translated from the coding sequence GTGCGGGTGGTGTCCCTGGTGCCGTCGCTCACCGAGGCGGTGGCGGTCACCGTGCCCGGGATCCTGGTCGGCGCGACCGACTGGTGCACGCACCCCGCCGGCCTGGCGGTCACCCGGGTGGGCGGCAGCAAGTACCCCGATCTCGCCCGGGTGCTCGCGCTCCGCCCGGACGTCGTCCTGCTCAACGTCGAGGAGAACCGTCGCGAGGACGCCGACGCGCTGATCGCCGCCGGCGTACCGGTCTGGGTCACCTATCCCCGGACCGTGTCACACGCCCTCACCGAGCTGGGCGACCTGCTCGCCGCCCTCGGCGCGACCGGTGAGCCGGAGTGGCTGGCCGCCGCGCGGCACGCCTGGGCGACGCTGCCCGCTCCGGCCGACACCCCGCGCGCGGTCGTGCCGGTCTGGCGCCGGCCGTGGGTGGTGCTCGGCGGCGACACCTTCGCCGGGGACGTGCTGCACCGGCTCGGCGTGCGCAACCTCTACGCCGAGCATCCGGAGCGCTACCCCCGGCCCGGTCTGACCGAGCTGCGCGACCGTCAGCCGGAGCTGGTGGTACTGCCGGACGAGCCGTACCGGTTCACTGCCGATGACGGCCCGGACGCCTTTCCCGGCGTGCCCTGTGCGTTGCTGTCCGGCCGGCATCTGACCTGGTACGGGCCGTCGCTGGCCGAGGCGCCCGCAGTGCTCGCGGCCCAACTCGGCCGACGGCTGACGCATCCGGGCTGA
- a CDS encoding histone-like nucleoid-structuring protein Lsr2 has translation MARKVITVLTDDLDGGKADRTVEFGLDGVMYTIDVSDENAGVLRKALDPFITAGRRIGRGVAETSRGARRPGRPATSGMDREQNRAIREWAAKNGYEISERGRIPVSVVEAYKNR, from the coding sequence ATGGCCAGGAAAGTAATCACAGTTCTCACGGACGACCTCGACGGCGGAAAGGCCGACCGGACGGTCGAGTTCGGGCTCGACGGCGTCATGTACACCATCGATGTGTCGGACGAAAACGCCGGGGTCCTGCGCAAGGCGCTGGACCCGTTCATCACCGCTGGCCGTCGCATCGGTCGGGGGGTCGCGGAGACCAGCCGTGGAGCGCGTCGTCCGGGTCGCCCGGCGACGTCCGGAATGGATCGTGAGCAGAACCGGGCCATCCGCGAATGGGCCGCCAAGAACGGCTACGAGATTTCCGAGCGTGGCCGCATCCCGGTGTCGGTCGTCGAGGCGTACAAGAACCGCTGA
- a CDS encoding DEAD/DEAH box helicase, translating to MSSAPVPPEPASAATGPDDLDPASDFTDLGLRPELLGALASLGYEEPTPIQREAIPPLLAGRDLLGQAATGTGKTAAFALPLLHRLPAERTSGDPTALVLTPTRELAVQVSEALHRYGRELGVRVLPIYGGQPIGRQLRALDAGVDVVVATPGRALDHIARGTLRLGGLATVVLDEADEMLDMGFAEDIEAILEHAPEQRQTVLFSATMPARIDGMARQHLTDPVRILIAREPAVAGETPRVRQSAYIVARAHKPAALGRVLDVESPTAAIVFCRSREEVDRLTETMNGRGYRAEALHGGMSQEQRDRVMGRLRAGTADLLVATDVAARGLDVEQLTHVVNYDVPSAPESYVHRIGRVGRAGREGVAITLAEPREHRMLKTIERVTGQRIAIDKIPTVADLRTRRLELTQAALRESLLEDDLEPFRVIVESLSDEFDMMEVALAAVKLAHEATGPGADDEEEIPQVPVRAPRETRPGYEGRGERRPARPRTGGTTQVFIGLGRRAGVRPQDLVGAITGETGISGRDIGSIEIADRFSLVEVPQGVADEVIAGLRGSTIKGRKATVRRDRDQR from the coding sequence ATGAGTTCCGCACCTGTACCGCCCGAACCAGCGTCCGCTGCCACCGGTCCGGACGACCTCGACCCGGCGAGCGACTTCACCGACCTCGGGCTGCGGCCCGAGTTGCTGGGCGCGTTGGCGTCCCTCGGCTACGAGGAGCCCACCCCGATCCAGCGGGAGGCGATCCCGCCCCTGCTGGCCGGTCGTGACCTGTTGGGCCAGGCGGCGACCGGCACCGGCAAGACCGCCGCCTTCGCATTGCCCCTGCTACACCGGCTCCCCGCCGAACGGACGTCGGGCGATCCGACGGCGCTGGTGCTGACCCCGACCCGGGAACTGGCCGTGCAGGTCTCCGAGGCGCTGCACCGGTACGGGCGCGAACTGGGGGTCCGGGTGCTGCCGATCTACGGCGGGCAGCCGATCGGGCGGCAGTTGCGGGCCCTGGACGCCGGGGTGGACGTGGTGGTGGCGACGCCGGGCCGGGCGCTGGACCACATCGCCCGGGGCACGCTGCGCCTGGGTGGCCTGGCCACGGTGGTGCTCGACGAGGCCGACGAGATGCTCGACATGGGTTTCGCCGAGGACATCGAGGCGATCCTCGAGCACGCGCCCGAGCAGCGGCAGACGGTGCTCTTCTCGGCCACGATGCCGGCCCGGATCGACGGGATGGCCCGCCAGCACCTGACCGACCCGGTACGCATCCTGATCGCCCGGGAGCCGGCGGTGGCCGGCGAGACGCCCCGGGTACGGCAGAGCGCGTACATCGTGGCGCGGGCGCACAAGCCGGCCGCGCTGGGCCGGGTCCTCGATGTGGAGTCGCCCACCGCGGCGATCGTGTTCTGCCGCAGCCGGGAGGAGGTCGACCGGCTCACCGAGACGATGAACGGTCGGGGCTACCGGGCCGAGGCGCTGCACGGCGGGATGAGCCAGGAGCAGCGGGACCGGGTGATGGGACGGCTGCGCGCCGGCACCGCCGACCTGCTGGTGGCCACCGACGTCGCCGCCCGGGGGCTGGACGTCGAGCAGCTCACCCACGTGGTCAACTACGACGTCCCGTCGGCCCCCGAGTCGTACGTGCACCGGATCGGCCGGGTCGGCCGGGCGGGGCGGGAGGGGGTGGCGATCACCCTCGCCGAGCCGCGCGAGCACCGGATGCTCAAGACCATCGAGCGGGTGACCGGCCAGCGGATCGCCATCGACAAGATCCCCACGGTCGCGGACCTGCGCACCCGGCGGTTGGAGCTGACCCAGGCGGCGCTGCGGGAGAGCCTGCTCGAGGACGACCTGGAGCCGTTCCGGGTGATCGTGGAGTCGCTGTCCGACGAGTTCGACATGATGGAGGTCGCGCTCGCGGCGGTGAAGCTCGCGCACGAGGCCACCGGCCCGGGGGCCGACGACGAGGAGGAGATCCCGCAGGTTCCGGTCCGCGCTCCCCGCGAGACCCGGCCGGGGTACGAGGGACGCGGCGAGCGCCGTCCGGCCCGGCCCCGTACGGGTGGGACGACCCAGGTCTTCATCGGGCTGGGCCGGCGGGCCGGCGTCCGCCCCCAGGACCTGGTCGGGGCGATCACCGGGGAGACCGGGATCAGCGGTCGGGACATCGGCTCCATCGAGATCGCCGACCGGTTCTCCCTGGTGGAGGTGCCCCAGGGGGTCGCCGACGAGGTGATCGCCGGGCTGCGCGGCAGCACCATCAAGGGGCGCAAGGCGACCGTACGCCGCGACCGCGACCAGCGCTGA
- a CDS encoding sensor histidine kinase, translating into MPTTPAAPDPDRWLRPARATTLVSLASSLWATLFLPLIGVLREPDPVRSVAGALGIVLFAVTQGAAMHAAVTPWLDDRTRRRRRFAFAIAAVLSVPLVAPLAAGVWPSWAWLGATIVGTAPLLGPVRAVLPVTAGTVAVAAAVAVSTGGSVTKHLVIAGGIGIGIAAMNGCQVWFWDLLVNARQGQEARARLAAAEERLRFARDVHDVLGHALTVIALKAELAARLAPVDAERAGREADEVRRLAATALDEVRDAVHGYRRVDLAEQAAAVGQVLRSCGVRSTVLLPDGDLSAGASAQFAAVLREASTNVLRHSRAGWCRIEISVADEVARMTVANDGASAAGPDDRSHGLAGLTERLAAVGGALAVRRDGDVFTVEATVPAAA; encoded by the coding sequence GTGCCGACCACCCCCGCCGCCCCGGATCCGGACCGCTGGCTGCGCCCGGCCCGGGCGACCACACTGGTGTCCCTGGCCAGCAGCCTGTGGGCGACCCTCTTCCTGCCCCTGATCGGCGTGCTCCGGGAGCCCGACCCGGTGCGCTCGGTCGCCGGTGCGCTCGGGATCGTCCTGTTCGCCGTCACGCAGGGGGCAGCGATGCACGCGGCGGTGACTCCGTGGCTGGACGACCGGACCCGTCGTCGCCGCCGGTTCGCCTTCGCCATCGCGGCGGTGCTGAGCGTGCCGCTGGTGGCGCCGCTGGCAGCCGGCGTCTGGCCGAGCTGGGCGTGGCTGGGCGCGACCATCGTCGGCACCGCCCCGCTGCTCGGCCCGGTGCGCGCGGTGCTGCCCGTCACGGCCGGGACGGTGGCCGTCGCGGCGGCGGTGGCCGTGTCGACCGGCGGCTCCGTGACGAAGCACCTGGTCATCGCCGGCGGCATCGGCATCGGCATCGCCGCCATGAACGGATGTCAGGTGTGGTTCTGGGACCTGCTGGTGAATGCCCGGCAGGGGCAGGAGGCGCGGGCCCGGCTGGCCGCCGCCGAGGAACGCCTGCGGTTCGCCCGGGACGTGCACGACGTGCTCGGGCACGCGTTGACCGTCATCGCCCTGAAGGCCGAACTCGCCGCCCGGCTCGCCCCGGTGGACGCCGAGCGCGCCGGACGGGAGGCCGACGAGGTGCGCCGGCTGGCCGCGACCGCCCTGGACGAGGTCCGTGACGCCGTACACGGGTACCGGCGGGTCGACCTCGCAGAGCAGGCCGCCGCTGTCGGGCAGGTGCTCCGGTCCTGTGGCGTACGGTCCACCGTTCTCCTGCCCGACGGGGACCTGTCGGCGGGGGCGTCGGCCCAGTTCGCGGCGGTACTGCGGGAGGCGAGCACCAACGTGCTACGGCACAGTCGGGCCGGCTGGTGCCGGATCGAGATCAGCGTGGCGGACGAAGTGGCCCGGATGACCGTCGCCAACGACGGGGCCTCGGCGGCCGGCCCGGACGACCGCAGTCATGGCCTGGCAGGTCTGACCGAACGACTGGCCGCCGTCGGGGGCGCGCTCGCCGTCCGGCGGGACGGCGACGTCTTCACCGTCGAGGCGACCGTGCCGGCCGCCGCATGA
- a CDS encoding response regulator transcription factor, translating to MIRVLLADDEELIRAALGALLDLEPDLTVVAQAADGPAAVTAARAYRPDVAVVDLEMPGLDGFGVTTELARVLPDCAVVILTGRGRPAHLPRALTAGARGFLPKGSPAGALADVIRRVHTGGRYVDPALAADALSIPPCPLTPRELETLRLAEYGAPVAVIARRAHLSDGTVRNYLAAAVQKLGAGSRAEAVRVARDNGWL from the coding sequence ATGATCCGCGTCCTGCTCGCCGACGACGAGGAGCTGATCCGGGCGGCCCTCGGCGCCCTGCTCGACCTGGAACCGGACCTGACGGTGGTGGCGCAGGCCGCCGACGGACCCGCTGCGGTGACCGCCGCCCGGGCCTACCGCCCCGACGTGGCCGTGGTCGACCTGGAGATGCCCGGCCTGGACGGGTTTGGCGTCACCACCGAACTGGCCCGGGTCCTGCCGGACTGCGCGGTGGTGATCCTCACCGGCCGGGGTCGACCCGCGCACCTGCCCCGCGCGCTCACCGCCGGGGCACGTGGTTTCCTGCCCAAGGGGTCGCCGGCCGGGGCGCTGGCCGACGTGATCCGGCGGGTGCACACTGGCGGCCGGTACGTCGACCCGGCGCTGGCCGCCGACGCGTTGAGCATCCCGCCCTGCCCGCTGACCCCACGGGAACTGGAGACGTTGCGGCTGGCCGAGTACGGCGCACCGGTCGCGGTGATCGCCCGCCGAGCCCACCTGTCCGACGGCACGGTCCGTAACTACCTCGCCGCAGCGGTGCAGAAGCTCGGTGCGGGCAGCCGTGCCGAGGCGGTCCGCGTCGCCCGGGACAACGGCTGGCTGTGA
- a CDS encoding 2'-5' RNA ligase family protein, with protein MRTVELLCSPPVEDAVRAAWHRLAEAGLPSLARNIHPTNRPHLTLASVDEFPPGVEARLAALFDTALPLPVRLDRITVLDGSAPLVWLVRPSAALTALHAAVWDVLAGADGLLPWHAPGRWIPHLSLALRFRDADRRRARAVAAVDRPAGAFVAARSYDGSDQTVISLGRAGRWRPTNGVGGPRPGTARPGPRPPAPHRRPAP; from the coding sequence GTGCGGACCGTCGAGCTGCTCTGCTCCCCGCCGGTGGAGGACGCCGTCCGCGCCGCGTGGCACCGGCTCGCCGAGGCCGGCCTGCCCAGCCTGGCCCGGAACATCCATCCCACCAACCGTCCGCACCTGACGCTGGCCTCGGTCGACGAGTTTCCGCCCGGGGTGGAGGCGCGCCTCGCCGCCCTGTTCGACACCGCGCTGCCCCTGCCGGTGCGACTGGACCGGATCACCGTCCTGGACGGCAGCGCCCCGCTGGTCTGGCTGGTACGCCCGTCCGCCGCGCTCACCGCGCTGCATGCCGCCGTCTGGGACGTCCTCGCCGGTGCCGACGGGCTGCTGCCCTGGCACGCGCCGGGCCGGTGGATCCCGCACCTCAGCCTGGCGCTGCGCTTCCGGGACGCCGACCGCCGTCGGGCCCGCGCGGTGGCCGCCGTGGACCGCCCGGCCGGCGCGTTCGTCGCCGCCCGCAGCTACGACGGCTCCGACCAGACGGTCATCTCGCTGGGTCGCGCCGGTCGGTGGCGTCCGACGAACGGCGTGGGCGGGCCCAGACCAGGAACCGCTCGGCCAGGTCCACGTCCGCCGGCACCTCACCGGCGCCCTGCACCATAA
- a CDS encoding family 43 glycosylhydrolase, with the protein MGHLRRGGACSAVLGLLLAATASAPALAAPKQPYDNPVSAAFADTFADPVIVRGHDGLWYAYGTTDPLHEGEQRFHGVPMARSADLVRWSYVGDAFAAGQRPPYAAEGAGFWAPDVRWVDGRWVMYVTVTDTTVSPDGGDFAVGAATAPTPTGPWTFADEPVVAPRPGGGGGWLWTIDPSQFTDVDGTPYLYYGSYYGGVSVTELSADGLRAVGQPALVAIDNKFEGSYVLRRDGWYYLFASAANCCAGPATGYSVHVGRSRSPRGPFVDRDGLSLTASRAGGTPVLTQNGNRWIGVGHNGFLTDLSGQDWIVYHGIDRADPYLDEPFGINERPMLIDRLDWVDGWPVVNAGAGPSDGDRPAPITTGRVDERFHDATLDGWQRDGDWRVTDGRLRGTGTLTSRATIGGDVRTEVDLRPDTARSAGVDLGDRVGVRVDTATGRLVARDGRRTASAPLPATFVPGHRHHLAVEVRGDRLVAELSPARLGDQLATVALRLDRPTTGRLTLVAEGGVVEFDNASLARLHQPVRRTVPTPRAGRLLPEFSDEFAGVLGADWRWVRPDPAATASDGALRWPVQPGDLTGTGNTAGVLLRDAPTGDYVVETRVTLDLGEETVRNYQQAGLVAYVDDDRFARLTQVAIWNTRQVEYGYELPFAGQPVYGGNIVGAPATTTWLRLAHRVDPATGEHEFRAGSSRDGRTWTWGGVWTFPADTTPRIGLVAHGGATPAVTAEFDYLRFYR; encoded by the coding sequence ATGGGACACCTCCGCCGCGGCGGCGCGTGCAGCGCCGTACTCGGACTCCTCCTCGCCGCCACCGCGTCCGCGCCGGCCCTGGCGGCCCCAAAGCAGCCGTACGACAACCCGGTCTCCGCCGCCTTCGCGGACACCTTCGCGGACCCGGTGATCGTCCGGGGTCACGACGGGCTCTGGTACGCCTACGGCACCACCGACCCCCTGCACGAGGGCGAGCAGCGGTTCCACGGCGTTCCCATGGCCCGCTCGGCCGACCTGGTCCGGTGGAGCTACGTCGGGGACGCCTTCGCCGCCGGTCAGCGTCCCCCGTACGCCGCGGAGGGCGCCGGGTTCTGGGCCCCGGACGTGCGATGGGTCGACGGCCGCTGGGTGATGTACGTGACCGTCACCGACACCACCGTCTCCCCCGACGGGGGCGACTTCGCCGTGGGCGCGGCCACCGCCCCCACCCCGACCGGCCCGTGGACCTTCGCCGACGAACCGGTCGTCGCCCCCCGCCCCGGCGGTGGCGGCGGCTGGCTGTGGACCATCGACCCCAGCCAGTTCACCGACGTCGACGGCACCCCCTACCTCTACTACGGCAGCTACTACGGCGGCGTCTCGGTCACCGAGCTCTCTGCCGACGGGCTGCGCGCGGTCGGCCAGCCGGCCCTGGTGGCGATCGACAACAAGTTCGAGGGCAGCTACGTGCTGCGCCGGGACGGCTGGTACTACCTCTTCGCCTCCGCCGCGAACTGCTGCGCCGGGCCGGCCACCGGCTACTCCGTCCACGTCGGGCGGTCGCGCAGCCCACGCGGGCCGTTCGTCGACCGGGACGGCCTGTCGCTGACCGCCTCCCGGGCCGGCGGCACGCCCGTGCTGACCCAGAACGGCAACCGCTGGATCGGCGTCGGGCACAACGGCTTCCTCACCGACCTGTCCGGCCAGGACTGGATCGTGTACCACGGCATCGACCGCGCCGACCCGTACCTGGACGAGCCGTTCGGCATCAACGAGCGGCCGATGCTGATCGACCGCCTCGACTGGGTCGACGGCTGGCCGGTGGTGAACGCGGGCGCCGGCCCCTCCGACGGTGACCGGCCCGCCCCGATCACCACCGGACGGGTCGACGAGCGTTTCCACGACGCCACGCTCGACGGTTGGCAGCGCGACGGCGACTGGCGGGTCACCGACGGACGCCTGCGCGGCACCGGCACGCTGACCAGCCGGGCGACCATCGGCGGAGACGTCCGCACCGAGGTGGACCTGCGACCGGACACCGCCCGCAGCGCCGGCGTCGATCTCGGCGACCGGGTCGGCGTCCGGGTCGACACCGCCACTGGGCGGCTGGTGGCCCGCGACGGCCGACGGACCGCGTCCGCGCCCCTGCCGGCCACCTTCGTCCCCGGTCACCGGCACCACCTGGCCGTCGAGGTACGTGGCGACCGGTTGGTCGCCGAGCTGAGCCCGGCCCGCCTGGGCGACCAGCTCGCGACGGTGGCCCTGCGTCTGGACCGCCCGACCACCGGCCGCCTCACCCTGGTCGCCGAGGGCGGCGTCGTCGAGTTCGACAACGCCAGCCTCGCCCGGCTGCACCAGCCGGTACGGCGGACCGTGCCCACGCCCCGGGCCGGTCGGCTGTTGCCGGAGTTCTCCGACGAGTTCGCCGGCGTCCTCGGCGCGGACTGGCGGTGGGTGCGGCCGGACCCGGCGGCCACCGCCTCCGACGGTGCGTTGCGCTGGCCGGTGCAGCCGGGAGACCTGACCGGCACCGGCAACACCGCCGGCGTGCTGCTGCGCGACGCGCCGACCGGTGACTACGTCGTCGAGACAAGGGTGACCCTCGACCTGGGCGAGGAGACGGTCCGCAACTACCAGCAGGCCGGCCTGGTGGCGTACGTCGACGACGACCGGTTCGCCCGGCTGACCCAGGTGGCGATCTGGAACACCCGGCAGGTCGAGTACGGCTACGAGCTGCCCTTCGCCGGCCAGCCGGTGTACGGGGGCAACATCGTCGGCGCCCCGGCCACCACCACCTGGCTGCGGCTGGCGCACCGGGTCGACCCGGCCACCGGGGAACACGAGTTCCGGGCCGGGTCCAGCCGGGACGGTCGTACCTGGACCTGGGGTGGGGTCTGGACCTTCCCCGCCGACACCACCCCCCGGATCGGCCTGGTCGCCCACGGCGGAGCCACGCCGGCGGTCACCGCGGAGTTCGACTACCTGCGTTTCTACCGGTAG